GCCGCGCGCGCCGGTGTCGTACTCGGTCAGGATGGTGCCGTTGTCGTCCAGAAGACGCCCCTCCACCAGGGAGTCGAGCCGGGCGGCCAGCCGGGTCAGGTTCAACCCGGTGACGTGCGGCACAAGGTATTCGATATGCGAGCCCACGTCGCCCAGGGACAGGGTACCGCCGCTGCGCTCGGGATCGGCCCGCCACGAGGCCTGGATATGGCCGGTGGTCTCCAGCATCTCGGCCAGCCAGCCCTGCGGGTATTCGCAATTGACGAACCGGACCTCGCCGATGTCGCCGCGCTCGATCATCTCGCGCATCTGGCGCACCATGGGATAGCCCGCATAGGTGTAAGTCACGGCCAGGATCAACTCCCGATCGCGGGCCAGACGCACCAGCTCCTCGGCCTGGGCCGAGGTGTGGGTAAACGGCTTGTCGCACATGACGTGAATGCCGCTCATGAGGCACGCCTTGACATTGGAATAATGCGCCTCGTTTGAGGTGACCACCACGGCGAAGTCGATATCCCCCGCCTCCAACCGGGCCATTTCCTCGGGAGTGGCGTAGAGCCGGTCCTGGTCCAGGCCGAGTTCGCGGCCCAGAGTCCGGGTTTTTTCCAGATCGCGGGAAAAACACCCCGCCACCAACTTGGCATGGCCGTTCAAAGCCAAAGCCCGCCTGTGCACGTCGCCCACAAAGGCGCCGGGACCGCCGCCGATCATTGCGTATTTGAGCATAACCCGCCTCCGTATTGATCCTGTACCCCAGAATCGGCAAAAGAGAAAAGAGGACAAGGGGGGGGATCAAAACCCGTTGCGCCACCCATCATATGAGTGCTAAGCAGGCCATTGTGTCCCGACAGACTAAGTCCTTTTTTTCACTCGGATATAAAAATCCTATATCTTTTGCACTCGGACCAGCAGTGCTGCTCATCGCCATCCTGTGCATGCCGACCGCCATGCTTGCCGGTGCAAAACCGCCTCCGCCCCGAGTGACCTTCATATCCCCGGCGGACTATGCCCTGAACCCCTTTTGGGACAGCTACTGCTCCTTTATGACCGTTGCGGCGAAAAGCCTGGGAGTCGACCTTGCCCTTGTAAAGGCGACCAACAGATTCGACGTCATGGACAAGGCCAAAATCATCCTGTCCGGAGAAAACAAACCCGACTATCTCATATACATCTATCACGGAGAAAGCAGCCTCACGATCATGGGCATGGCCGAGACGGCAGGCGTGAAATCCTTCCTTGTGAATTCCGACATCGTGCAATGCGAACAGGACCAGGCGGGCCTCCCCAGAGAGAAGCATCCTCATTGGATCGGGCATATCCACCCCGACGAAAAGCTGGCCGGCTATCTGCTGGCCAAACGCCTTTTCCGGGAAGCTGCAAAATTGCGACTGACCGGCCCCGACAAGAAAGTGCATGTGGTCGGGCTGGGTGGCGGACTGGACACCATGGTCTCCATCGACAGGCAGGCAGGCCTATGCCAGGCCCTTGCCGACCAGTCCGAAACAGTCCTGGACAGGTTTGTCCCAACGTACTGGGATGCGAAAGTGGCAGGCGAAAAAACCCGTTTGCTGCACAAGATACACCCTTCGGCCACGGTCTACTGGGTGGTCAGCGATGCTACGGCCTTGTCTGCCGGAAAAACCCTGGCCTCCCTCGGGATGAAGCCCGGACGGGACTGTGTCCTGGGCGGCGTCGACTGGTCGCATCAGGGCATAGAAGCCGTCAAGCGGGGAGAGCTGGTCGCCTCGGTGGGCGGGCATTTCATGGAAGGCGCATGGGCATTGACCCTCATCCTCGACTACCACAACGGTCGGGACTTTGCGGACACAGGCACCACCATACAATCCGAGATGCGGCTTATAGACATGGACAACATCAACAAATACGCGCCCATACTGAATCGCGACAACTGGAAGAAAATAGACTTCAAAGAACTCACCAAAACATACAATCCCGGCTTGAAGGAATACGACTTCAGCCCCGACGCCATTGTCCGCCTGCTTGCGGGCAGATAGGGGACAAGGGTTCTGGCAAGCCGTCAGGTCCTGTGCTATCACTCGTCTCCATGGGGTTTTTCACGAAATTCATTCCCGCGAAACCCGCAAAAAGCCTCGGCGACCAGGGCGAGGATGCGGCCTCGCGTCATCTTCGAGCCAAGGGGTTCCGGGTGCTGGCGCGCAATTGGCGCTTTCGCCAGTGGGAGCTGGATCTGGTCTGCCGGGACCGCGACACCGTGGTCTTCGTGGAGGTGAAAACCCGCAAGGCAGGCTCAATGGCCGCTCCCGGCGATGCATTGACGCGCACAAAGCAGGCCCGCCTGATCAAAGCGGCCAGCCACTACCTGACGGAATTCGAGCTGTGGGACGAGCCCTGCCGGTTCGACCTGGCCGCGGTCACGGACACCGGCTCATCCCTGGATGTGGAACATATTGAAAACGTATTCGACCTGAGCGGACTGCAACTATGAGCAACACAGGCACACTCTGGGTGGTAGCCACCCCCCTCGGCAATGCGGGCGACCTGTCGCCCCGGGCGCGGGACATCCTGACGGAGGCCGACGTCATCCTGGCCGAGGACACCCGGCGGGCCGGCCTGCTTTTCAAGCGGCTCGGACTGGAACGCCACGGCCGTCTGATGTCCTTTTTCGAACACAACGAAGACAAGCGGCTGCCCAAGGTCCTCGATTTTCTCGAAGACGGCCTGGACGTGGCCCTGATCTCGGACGCGGGCACCCCGCTCCTGTCCGATCCCGGCTTCACATTGGTCCGCGCCTGCCGCGAAAACGGCATCAGGGTCTCGCCCGTGCCCGGCCCCAGTGCGCCGGTGACCGCCCTTTCCGCCTCGGGACTGCCGCCGCTGCCCTATACCTTTCTCGGGTTTCCGCCCAGAAAGAAGAGCCAGACCGAAAAACTCTTTGCCGCCCACCGCGACACCGGGGCCACCCTGGTCTTTTTCGAACGCAAATCGCGCCTGGCAGGCACCCTGGACATTGCCCGCGACATCCTGGGAGATCGTGAATTCTGCGTGGCCCGTGAACTGACCAAGGAGTTCGAAGAATTTCTCCGGGGAAACCTGGCCACCCTCGAAGCCTTTGACCTGGACCTGCGCGGCGAACTGACCGTCATCATCGGCCCGGCCGGTGAAACCGGAAAAACCATTGAAGCGGATATCTTGCACATGCTTGACGAAGAATCCGACAAGGGTGACAAGCCCAAGGAAATTGCCCGCAGGGTAGCGGTCCGCTCGAACGGATGGACAGCCAAGGACGTCTATGCTTTGATGCGCTCCCGCTGACAACCTGCTATGGAGAACCCATGAAGACTTCGTCGCTTACCGATATACACCAACTCGTCTGGACCGCACTCATGGCCGCGCTCATCGGTGCCGGTGCCTACATAAATATCCCCATCGGCCCGGTGCCCATTTCCTTGCAAACCTTTTTCGTCACCCTGGCCGGATTTGTGCTCGGCCCCAGGCGCGGCGCCCTGGCCGTGGCCCTGTACCTGCTGGCCGGCGTCATCGGACTGCCCGTGTTCGCAGGCGGCAAATCCGGCTTGGGCCACATGATCGGACCCACCGGAGGCTTCCTCTTCGGGTTCCTGCTCTCCGCCTTCATCAGCGGCCTGGCCCGGGGAGAAGAGAAGCTCATTCCCTGGTTCAAGGGCATGGCCTTCGGCCTGATCGGCATGGTCGTTGTGTTCGCCTTTGGCGCGGGCTGGCTGAAATTCGCCCTTGACCTGACCTGGAGCAAGGTCTGGGCAGTGGGCGTGGCTCCGTTCATCATCGGCGGCGTGATCAAGACCATGGCGGCTTTGGCCACCTGCCGGTATCTGGCCCGGTTCAACCTCCTTCCAAACGGCGCATAGCCCGGCGGTTCGTCCATGATGGATATAGGGATATCACGCCTGCAGGCCGACTCACGGGCAATGGCCTTTGTCCGCAGCTTCTTTCGCTGCTACCTGACCGGCACGGGCTTCAACACCCGAGGCATGCAGAACATCGGCCTCATGTACGCCATGCAACCCGGCCTGCAAGCCATCCACCGAGACCGCAAGGGATTCAAGGCCGCGCTGAAGAGGTATGCCCGCCATTACCAGTCCCATCCCTTTTGGGCACCGTGCATGGTGGGCATCCTGCTCCATGTGGAGACTTCCATCGGCCAGGGCCATTTCCCGCCGAAGATGCTGCCCAAGGTCAGGGACACCACGGCCTACACCCTTTCGGCCATCGGCGACTCGGTCTTTGCGGGCAGCCTGCTCATTTTTTGGGCACTCCTGACCATCTGCCTGCTCCTGACCGGAAACCAGGCCCTGGCCTTCTCGATAGGGTTGAGTCTGCTGCTGGGGGTGCAGGCCTTTCGCGCCTACACCTTTATCTGCGGGATCAGGCAGGGATTCAAATTTCTTCAGAGACTGAAACGGTGGGATCTCATCAACTGGGGGCGCCGGGTCAAGTATGCCAATGCGGCTCTGCTGCTCTGGTTATGGGTAATCCTCTGGCCGCACCCCTACCGATGGTGGGAGCTGCTCATCGGGTTGAGCACGCTGATGCTCTTCGGCCGTTTTGTCCGGACCGGCATGATGACCCGTGTCCTGGCCGTGGCCGTATTAATGGCCATCATCACCTGTTTCCCATGGCTGGAAGACACGTTCAAAACGGGATTTGGCTTGTGATTTCCTTTTCAATCAGACATATAAAGAGTTTGAAAAGAAGGTTTGAATAATGACGGATGAAAGCACCATAGACGGGGTCCGAGAATATCTGTCCCGACAGGTTGTCGTTGCCTCCGAAAACGGACTGCATGCCAGACCGGCAGGCAGGCTCGCCCAGGAAGCGCAAGCCTTCGAGGCGGATATATCCCTGGTTTGCGGAGACCAGAAGGTGGACGCCAAGTCCATCCTCGACATCCTGACCCTGGCCGCCGGTCCCGGCCACGTCGTGGAACTGCGCGCCATGGGCGAGGATGCCGAAGCCGCCCTGGAGCGACTGGAAAAACTGTTCCAAAACAAATTCGAAGGAGCGTAAATGGCTGACACGATCCTCACGGGTATCCCGGTTGCCACCGGCATTGCCATCGGCAAGGCCTTTTTCGTCAACCGTAACCATATGGCTCACCTGCCCAGGCACACCGTGCCCGCTGCGTTGGTGCCCGAGGAAATCAAGCAGCTGCACGGCGCTTTCAAGGACGTGGAAACCGAACTGACAGCCATCCGCAAATTGGTGCCGGAAGAACTGAAAAGCCACAGTTCCCTCATCGACACCCACCTGATGATGCTCAAGGACCCGAAACTTTCCGGCGCCGCTGAACAATATATCTCCAGCCTCGGTTTGAACGCGGCCTGGGCACTGGAAAAAGCCGTCGCCGACCAGGATGCCGCTTTCGAGGCCATCAAGGACCAGTACATCCGCGAACGCATGCAGGACGTGCGCGTGGTCGCGGACAAGGTCCAGACCAAGCTCATGGGCGTGAAAACCGACCGGACCGCCATCTCGGGCCGGGCCATCATCATGGCCCACGACCTGTCCCCGGCCGACACGGTCGAACTCCAGGTGGACCGGATCATGGCCTTTGCCACCGTGCGCGGCGGCAAGACGTCCCATACCGGCATCATGGCCCGCTCCCTTGGCATCCCGGCCCTGGTGGGCGTGGACAAGCTCGAAGATTTCATCCGTGACGGCGACCTGGTCATCATCGACGGCCTGACCGGCAAGATCGTGGTCAACCCCACGGAAAGCGAACTGGCGGACTACAACGAACGGGCAGCCCAATTCGAGACCTATACGCGCAAGATCAAGCGCCAATGCCACCTGCCAGCCGAGACCTTTGACGGATCGCGGGTGCAGGTACAGGCCAACATCGAACTGGTGGAGGAAGTGGCCGCAGTCCTGGACAACGGCGGCGAGGGCATCGGACTGTACCGCACCGAATACGCCTACCTCAACCGGAACACACTGCCCTCCGAAGAAGAGCTGACCGAGAAATACATCGATCTGGCCGCCATCATGTCACCGAGAAAGGTGGTCTTCCGCACCCTGGACCTGGGCAGCGACAAATTCATCTCCACCTTCGGCGAACTCAACGAAACCAACCCGGCCATGGGCCTGCGGGCCATCCGTTTCTGCCTGAAGAACCCGCAGCTTTTCAAGACGCAGCTCAGGGCCATCCTGCGCGCCTCGGCCTACGGCAACGTCTCGCTGATGTTCCCCATGATCTCCGGCGTCAAGGAGATACGCCAGGCCAAGGCGTGGCTGGCCCAGGCCAAGGCCGAACTGCGGCGCGAAGGCGTGGCCTACGACCCGGACATGCCCGTGGGCACCATGATCGAACTGCCCGCAGCGGTGATGATCGCCGACTTCCTGGCCCAGGAGGTGGACTTCTTCTCCATCGGCACCAACGATCTCATCCAGTATTCCATCGGCGTGGACCGCACCAACCACCACGTGTCCTATTTGTACCAGCCGCTGCATCCGGCCACCCTGCGCGCCATCAAATTGGTGGTTGACGCGGCCCATCAGGCAGGCATAGAAGTGTCCCTCTGCGGCGAGGTGGCTTCGGACCCGTTCTGCGTACCAATCCTGCTCGGCATGGGCATCGATTCCATCTCCATGACCCCGCAGGCCATTCCCGGCATAAAGCGGATCATTCGGCAGACCAACATGCACGACTGCCGCCTCCTGCTCAAGGATGTCCTGGAATGCCGCATGGTCAGCCGCATCAACCATTTGGTGATGAACAACATTTTCAAGCACTTCCCCGAGGAAGTCACCTTCTTCTCGTCCCTGTTGGAAAACGACGAGATGCCCACGTAGACGATCCATGGCAAAAAAGAAAAAGAACAAAAGCCTCACCCCGGACACCATCGGCGTCAACAAGCAGGCCCGGCGGCTGTACGAAATCTTCGAGACCTTCGAAGCGGGCATTTCCCTTGTCGGCTCCGAGGTCAAATCCCTGCGTGCGGGCCATGTCTCCTTCAAGGACGGCTACGTCCAGTTCCGAAACAACTCCGCCTTCCTGGTGGGCGTGCACATCGCCCCCTTTGACAAGGCGGGCGAGTTCGACCAGCACGACCCCGAACGGGCCAGGCAACTGCTCCTGCACAAACGGGAAATCGAGGTGCTTCGAACCAAGACCGAACAGAAGGGCCTGACCGTCATCCCCATGAAGATGTATTTCAGCCGGGGCAAGGTAAAGGTTCTGATCGGCCTGGGACGCGGCAAGAACGTCCATTCCAAGAAGCAGGACTTGAAGGACAAGGACATCGCCAGAGATACGGCCAGGCAGTTGTCTGCGTACAAATAGCGGCTTGCGATAGCGGGCCATCTGCACATTTTTCGGGCTTTGCCCAATCCTCACCGTAGCGTTGCTACGCCTCCGGCTGGGCTGCGCCCGACAAAATGCACATCTGCCCCACTCTCCCAAGCCTAATCGCGTCCACGGATGCTTGTATGACAGTGCATTGGGGAAAAGCCGCTGTCGGGTGCGAGGCGCACCCGAATCGCTCCAATGTTTGTAAAGCATAAGCCGCTGTTTGGGGCGGTTCGCCCCAAATCCGCTCCATTCAATTTACGAAAAGTTTACCGATCTCCCCGCCGAAGGCGGCTACAAAAAGTTTTGAAAGGGGAGTCCAGAGGGGGAAACTTTTTCAAAAGTTTCCCCCTCTGGCCGCCGGAGGCAAATCCTAGAAAAGGCTGGCCTGTTCCTGCGCTTTCTGCTCGACCCTGACCTTCTTGAAGGTCATCCGGTGGAGCTTGCACGGACCGAGCTTTTGAATGGCTTCCACATGCACCTTGGTGCCGTAGCCCATGTGCAGGGATATGCCGTAACC
This region of Pseudodesulfovibrio sp. S3 genomic DNA includes:
- a CDS encoding Gfo/Idh/MocA family oxidoreductase, producing MLKYAMIGGGPGAFVGDVHRRALALNGHAKLVAGCFSRDLEKTRTLGRELGLDQDRLYATPEEMARLEAGDIDFAVVVTSNEAHYSNVKACLMSGIHVMCDKPFTHTSAQAEELVRLARDRELILAVTYTYAGYPMVRQMREMIERGDIGEVRFVNCEYPQGWLAEMLETTGHIQASWRADPERSGGTLSLGDVGSHIEYLVPHVTGLNLTRLAARLDSLVEGRLLDDNGTILTEYDTGARGMYWYSQAATGMVNGLRLRVFGDKGGLEWFQEDQEHLRFMPLNEPARIITRGTPDLLPGAMGYSHTPAGHPEGWLQAFANIYTAFCNTLENGAAVDFPTGEDGLRGVRFIEACLESSRGDTCWIEMG
- a CDS encoding ABC transporter substrate-binding protein produces the protein MLLIAILCMPTAMLAGAKPPPPRVTFISPADYALNPFWDSYCSFMTVAAKSLGVDLALVKATNRFDVMDKAKIILSGENKPDYLIYIYHGESSLTIMGMAETAGVKSFLVNSDIVQCEQDQAGLPREKHPHWIGHIHPDEKLAGYLLAKRLFREAAKLRLTGPDKKVHVVGLGGGLDTMVSIDRQAGLCQALADQSETVLDRFVPTYWDAKVAGEKTRLLHKIHPSATVYWVVSDATALSAGKTLASLGMKPGRDCVLGGVDWSHQGIEAVKRGELVASVGGHFMEGAWALTLILDYHNGRDFADTGTTIQSEMRLIDMDNINKYAPILNRDNWKKIDFKELTKTYNPGLKEYDFSPDAIVRLLAGR
- a CDS encoding YraN family protein, whose product is MGFFTKFIPAKPAKSLGDQGEDAASRHLRAKGFRVLARNWRFRQWELDLVCRDRDTVVFVEVKTRKAGSMAAPGDALTRTKQARLIKAASHYLTEFELWDEPCRFDLAAVTDTGSSLDVEHIENVFDLSGLQL
- the rsmI gene encoding 16S rRNA (cytidine(1402)-2'-O)-methyltransferase; its protein translation is MSNTGTLWVVATPLGNAGDLSPRARDILTEADVILAEDTRRAGLLFKRLGLERHGRLMSFFEHNEDKRLPKVLDFLEDGLDVALISDAGTPLLSDPGFTLVRACRENGIRVSPVPGPSAPVTALSASGLPPLPYTFLGFPPRKKSQTEKLFAAHRDTGATLVFFERKSRLAGTLDIARDILGDREFCVARELTKEFEEFLRGNLATLEAFDLDLRGELTVIIGPAGETGKTIEADILHMLDEESDKGDKPKEIARRVAVRSNGWTAKDVYALMRSR
- a CDS encoding biotin transporter BioY; translation: MKTSSLTDIHQLVWTALMAALIGAGAYINIPIGPVPISLQTFFVTLAGFVLGPRRGALAVALYLLAGVIGLPVFAGGKSGLGHMIGPTGGFLFGFLLSAFISGLARGEEKLIPWFKGMAFGLIGMVVVFAFGAGWLKFALDLTWSKVWAVGVAPFIIGGVIKTMAALATCRYLARFNLLPNGA
- a CDS encoding PTS system mannose/fructose/sorbose family transporter subunit IID, with the translated sequence MMDIGISRLQADSRAMAFVRSFFRCYLTGTGFNTRGMQNIGLMYAMQPGLQAIHRDRKGFKAALKRYARHYQSHPFWAPCMVGILLHVETSIGQGHFPPKMLPKVRDTTAYTLSAIGDSVFAGSLLIFWALLTICLLLTGNQALAFSIGLSLLLGVQAFRAYTFICGIRQGFKFLQRLKRWDLINWGRRVKYANAALLLWLWVILWPHPYRWWELLIGLSTLMLFGRFVRTGMMTRVLAVAVLMAIITCFPWLEDTFKTGFGL
- a CDS encoding HPr family phosphocarrier protein encodes the protein MTDESTIDGVREYLSRQVVVASENGLHARPAGRLAQEAQAFEADISLVCGDQKVDAKSILDILTLAAGPGHVVELRAMGEDAEAALERLEKLFQNKFEGA
- the ptsP gene encoding phosphoenolpyruvate--protein phosphotransferase — encoded protein: MADTILTGIPVATGIAIGKAFFVNRNHMAHLPRHTVPAALVPEEIKQLHGAFKDVETELTAIRKLVPEELKSHSSLIDTHLMMLKDPKLSGAAEQYISSLGLNAAWALEKAVADQDAAFEAIKDQYIRERMQDVRVVADKVQTKLMGVKTDRTAISGRAIIMAHDLSPADTVELQVDRIMAFATVRGGKTSHTGIMARSLGIPALVGVDKLEDFIRDGDLVIIDGLTGKIVVNPTESELADYNERAAQFETYTRKIKRQCHLPAETFDGSRVQVQANIELVEEVAAVLDNGGEGIGLYRTEYAYLNRNTLPSEEELTEKYIDLAAIMSPRKVVFRTLDLGSDKFISTFGELNETNPAMGLRAIRFCLKNPQLFKTQLRAILRASAYGNVSLMFPMISGVKEIRQAKAWLAQAKAELRREGVAYDPDMPVGTMIELPAAVMIADFLAQEVDFFSIGTNDLIQYSIGVDRTNHHVSYLYQPLHPATLRAIKLVVDAAHQAGIEVSLCGEVASDPFCVPILLGMGIDSISMTPQAIPGIKRIIRQTNMHDCRLLLKDVLECRMVSRINHLVMNNIFKHFPEEVTFFSSLLENDEMPT
- the smpB gene encoding SsrA-binding protein SmpB, which codes for MAKKKKNKSLTPDTIGVNKQARRLYEIFETFEAGISLVGSEVKSLRAGHVSFKDGYVQFRNNSAFLVGVHIAPFDKAGEFDQHDPERARQLLLHKREIEVLRTKTEQKGLTVIPMKMYFSRGKVKVLIGLGRGKNVHSKKQDLKDKDIARDTARQLSAYK